In Solanum pennellii chromosome 3, SPENNV200, a single window of DNA contains:
- the LOC107013736 gene encoding uncharacterized protein LOC107013736, producing MNIPEQSFFNKTTATTTTTTCLLFLLISFSTTTIIFSSGDREAAFVIPFIFAAAVVVAGFVVLAVRTTVVTWITVVVLLAFVGKRRRIFAKDGKKITSEVVVYVVNEVIREKGFVAISGVMILGLISMALL from the coding sequence ATGAATATACCGGAACAAAGTTTTTTCAATAAAACTACTGctacaacaacaacgacgacttGTTTGTTGTTTCTCTTAATTTCTTTCTCCACTACTACTATTATCTTCTCCTCTGGCGACAGGGAAGCCGCTTTTGTTATCCCGTTTATTTTTGCCGCCGCCGTTGTGGTGGCCGGATTCGTTGTTCTGGCCGTCCGGACCACCGTTGTGACGTGGATTACGGTGGTTGTACTCCTAGCTTTCGTCGGAAAACGACGCCGTATTTTTGCAAAGGATGGGAAGAAAATTACGTCGGAGGTGGTAGTGTATGTGGTGAATGAAGTGATTAGGGAGAAGGGATTTGTTGCTATTTCTGGAGTTATGATTTTGGGATTAATCTCAATGGCGTTGTTATGA
- the LOC107013070 gene encoding protein DETOXIFICATION 16-like, whose protein sequence is MMSERNSEFPLLSNNIEKGSWNPEDRDRGCCDIGEVIEETKKQLELAGPLVLISFLQYFLQMISIMFVGRLGELSLSSATLATSFAGVTGFSFMLGMGSALETLCAQTYGAKQYHMLGIHMQRGMLVLLAISIPISIIWAFAGHIFAFCGQDMEVSVHAGLYARWLIPSIFPYGILQCQLRFLQTQSRLKPLVISTCFTSLIHVLLCWALVFRLGMGNKGAALCNAISYWINVLILALYIRFASSCKETWTGFSKEGARNLLSFLSIAIPSALMVCLEQWAYEFPVFMSGWLPNPKLETSMMAISLSISSLVFRIPFGFGSAVSTRVSNELGAGKPKAAKFAARTVLLLATVEGLLLSGIAVAARNVWGYLYTNEDEVVKYLSTIMPVLALSNFMDGIQGVLSGTARGCGWQKLGAQVNLGAYYLVGLPCAVILTFVYHLGGKVTNFSLANVRVDSVTVYWRLIFCFFYGIMVVAGSLDRDYKW, encoded by the exons atGATGAGTGAAAGGAACTCCGAATTTCCTCTTCTTTCCAACAACATCGAAAAGGGATCATGGAATCCTGAAGATCGCGATAGAGGATGTTGCGATATAGGTGAGGTTATTGAAGAGACAAAGAAGCAACTAGAGTTAGCAGGACCTTTGGTTCTTATAAGTTTTCTGCAGTACTTTCTACAGATGATATCGATCATGTTTGTTGGTCGCCTCGGAGAGCTTTCTCTTTCAAGTGCAACTTTAGCCACTTCTTTTGCTGGAGTAACTGGTTTCAGCTTCATG CTGGGAATGGGAAGTGCATTGGAGACATTATGCGCACAAACTTATGGGGCAAAACAGTATCATATGCTTGGAATACATATGCAAAGAGGAATGCTTGTATTGTTGGCTATTAGCATACCTATATCGATTATTTGGGCATTTGCAGGGCATATATTTGCTTTCTGTGGACAAGACATGGAAGTTTCAGTCCATGCCGGATTGTATGCTCGTTGGTTGATTCCCAGCATTTTTCCTTATGGAATCCTCCAATGCCAACTTAGATTCCTGCAAACACAAAGCAGACTTAAACCACTTGTGATCAGCACTTGTTTTACGAGTTTAATTCATGTGTTGCTCTGTTGGGCACTGGTTTTCAGATTGGGAATGGGAAACAAAGGAGCTGCGCTCTGTAATGCTATATCTTACTGGATCAATGTGCTGATTTTGGCGCTTTATATAAGGTTTGCGTCATCATGCAAGGAAACATGGACAGGGTTTTCCAAGGAGGGTGCAAGAAATCTTCTCAGTTTTCTATCGATAGCTATTCCGTCAGCACTTATGGTCTG CTTGGAGCAATGGGCTTATGAGTTTCCGGTGTTCATGTCGGGGTGGCTTCCTAATCCAAAGCTCGAGACATCTATGATGGCGATCAG CCTAAGTATCAGCTCTCTGGTGTTCAGGATTCCCTTCGGATTTGGTAGTGCAGTAAG TACGCGGGTATCAAATGAATTGGGGGCAGGGAAACCTAAAGCAGCCAAGTTCGCAGCACGTACAGTCTTACTTCTGGCTACGGTAGAGGGCCTATTACTAAGCGGAATAGCAGTTGCTGCAAGAAATGTATGGGGATATTTATACACTAACGAAGATGAAGTAGTAAAATATCTGTCCACGATTATGCCAGTGCTTgcattgtccaatttcatggaTGGGATCCAAGGGGTTCTTTCAG GTACTGCAAGAGGATGTGGTTGGCAGAAACTTGGTGCACAGGTCAATCTTGGAGCCTATTATCTTGTTGGACTTCCTTGTGCAGTCATTTTAACCTTTGTCTACCACCTTGGAGGAAAGGTAACAAATTTTTCACTTGCAAATGTTCGTGTTGATAGTGTAACAGTTTATTGGAGACtcatattttgtttcttttatggCATTATGGTGGTAGCAGGGTCTTTGGACAGGGATTATAAGTGGTAG
- the LOC107013071 gene encoding protein DETOXIFICATION 16-like: MIHEKNSQLLLDFPLLNEKDPENGIKRWYDMYETIEELKKQLELAGPLVVVGFMQYFLLLISVMFVGHLGELSLSSATLATSFAGVTGFRFMLGMASALETLCGQAYGAKQYHMLGIHMQRGMLVVVAISIPISIVWAFAGHIFAFCGQDVELSIHAGVYARWLIPSILPYGLLQCQLRFLQTQSRLKPLLISTGFTSLLHVFLCWALVSRLGLGNKGAALCNAISYWINALILALYIRYASSCEKTWTGFSKEGARNLPSFLSLAIPSACMICLEQWSYEFLVLMSGLLPNPKLETSMMAISMSTSSLVFRIPSGFSSAVSTRISNELGAGRPKAAKLAARVVLLIALVEGFLLSGIAIAARNVWGYIYTNEEEVVKYLAAVMPVLALSNFMDGIQGVLSGTARGCGWQKLGALVNLVAYYVVGLPCAVILTFVFHFGAKGLWTGIISGSGLQALLYILITLRINWELQAMKAMCRVQVS, from the exons ATGATTCATGAAAAAAACTCCCAACTCCTTCTTGATTTTCCTCTTCTTAATGAAAAGGATCCTGAAAATGGCATCAAGAGATGGTATGATATGTATGAGACTATTGAAGAGCTAAAGAAGCAATTGGAATTAGCAGGACCTCTGGTTGTTGTAGGTTTTATGCAGTACTTTTTGTTGTTGATATCTGTAATGTTCGTTGGTCATCTCGGAGAGCTTTCTCTTTCCAGTGCAACTTTAGCTACTTCTTTTGCTGGAGTAACTGGTTTCCGCTTCATG CTTGGAATGGCAAGTGCATTGGAAACATTATGCGGACAAGCATATGGGGCAAAGCAGTATCATATGCTTGGGATACATATGCAAAGAGGTATGCTTGTAGTGGTGGCAATTTCCATCCCCATATCGATTGTTTGGGCATTTGCAGGGCATATATTTGCTTTTTGTGGACAAGACGTTGAACTTTCAATCCACGCTGGAGTGTATGCTCGTTGGTTGATTCCCAGCATTTTGCCTTATGGACTCCTCCAATGCCAATTAAGGTTCCTGCAAACACAAAGTAGACTCAAACCACTGCTGATCAGTACTGGCTTCACAAGTTTACTTCATGTCTTCTTGTGTTGGGCATTGGTTTCAAGGTTGGGATTGGGAAACAAAGGGGCTGCACTCTGTAATGCCATATCTTATTGGATCAACGCGCTGATTTTGGCACTTTATATAAGGTATGCATCGTCATGTGAGAAAACATGGACAGGGTTCTCCAAAGAGGGTGCAAGAAACCTTCCCAGTTTTCTATCATTAGCTATCCCTTCAGCTTGTATGATCTG CTTGGAGCAATGGTCCTATGAGTTTCTGGTGCTTATGTCGGGGTTGCTTCCTAATCCGAAGCTTGAGACATCTATGATGGCCATCAG CATGAGTACTAGTTCTCTGGTCTTCAGGATTCCCTCGGGATTTAGTAGTGCAGTGAG TACGAGGATATCTAATGAACTGGGAGCAGGGAGACCTAAAGCAGCCAAGTTAGCAGCACGGGTCGTTCTGCTTATTGCCCTGGTAGAGGGCTTTCTACTGAGTGGAATCGCAATTGCAGCAAGAAATGTGTGGGGATATATATACACTAACGAAGAGGAAGTGGTGAAATATCTGGCTGCAGTCATGCCAGTACTTgcattgtccaatttcatggaTGGAATCCAAGGGGTTCTTTCAG GTACTGCAAGAGGATGTGGTTGGCAGAAACTTGGTGCGCTAGTCAATTTAGTAGCCTACTATGTTGTTGGACTTCCTTGTGCTGTGATTTTAACTTTTGTCTTCCACTTCGGAGCAAAG GGTCTTTGGACAGGAATTATAAGTGGAAGTGGTCTTCAAGCATTGCTTTATATACTTATTACCTTGAGGATAAATTGGGAGCTTCAg GCAATGAAGGCTATGTGTAGAGTACAAGTTTCTTAA